One part of the Streptomyces sp. NBC_00286 genome encodes these proteins:
- a CDS encoding N-acyl-D-amino-acid deacylase family protein, with protein MDLVIRDAEVVDGSGGDSYRADVAVADGRITAIVKEAAAAGCLRPTATRVLDAEGLVLSPGFIDMHAHSDLALLRDPDHSAKVAQGVTLEVIGQDGLSYAPVDDRTLAEVRRAITGWNGHGDDIDFTWRSVGEYLDRLDHGFDGEGIAVNAAYLVPQGTVRMLAVGWDDREATPQELDGMRQLVAEGLREGAVGLSSGLTYTPGMYAKDAELTELCRVVAEYGGYYCPHHRSYGAGALDAYKEMVELTHTANCSLHLAHATMNFGVNKGKAPDLLALLDEALASGADISLDTYPYTPGSTTLAAMLPSWASEGGPEATLARLKDEDTAERIRHHMEVVGADGCHGVPIEWDTIEISGVSHPALAPYVGRTVKQSADERGESPWTTARRLLLDDGLGSTILQHVGHEENVQEIMRHPVHTGGSDGILQGDKPHPRAYGTFPQYLGRYVRELGVLGLEECVAHLTSRPAARLRLPDRGLVREGYRADLVLFDPATVAAGSTFEAPRTLPTGIPYVLIDGRFVIEDGRRTDVLAGRAVRRITT; from the coding sequence ATGGATCTCGTCATTCGCGACGCGGAGGTCGTCGACGGCAGCGGTGGGGACTCCTACCGCGCCGATGTGGCCGTCGCGGACGGCCGTATCACCGCGATCGTCAAGGAAGCCGCGGCGGCCGGGTGCCTGCGCCCCACCGCCACCCGCGTTCTCGACGCCGAGGGCCTCGTCCTCTCCCCCGGCTTCATCGACATGCACGCCCACAGCGACCTCGCCCTGCTCAGGGACCCGGACCACAGTGCGAAGGTCGCGCAGGGGGTGACCCTCGAAGTCATCGGGCAGGACGGGCTGTCGTACGCGCCGGTCGACGACCGCACCCTCGCCGAGGTGCGCCGCGCGATCACCGGCTGGAACGGCCACGGCGACGACATCGACTTCACCTGGCGTTCGGTGGGCGAGTATCTGGACCGCCTGGACCACGGCTTCGACGGCGAGGGCATCGCGGTGAACGCGGCGTACCTCGTCCCCCAAGGCACCGTCCGCATGCTGGCCGTCGGCTGGGACGACCGCGAGGCGACGCCCCAAGAGCTGGACGGGATGCGGCAGTTGGTGGCCGAGGGGCTGCGCGAGGGGGCCGTGGGCCTGTCGTCCGGGCTGACGTACACGCCCGGCATGTACGCCAAGGACGCCGAACTCACCGAGCTGTGCCGGGTGGTGGCGGAGTACGGCGGCTACTACTGCCCGCACCACCGCTCGTACGGAGCGGGCGCCCTGGACGCGTACAAGGAGATGGTGGAGCTCACGCACACCGCGAACTGCTCCCTCCATCTCGCCCACGCCACCATGAACTTCGGCGTGAACAAGGGGAAGGCCCCGGATCTGTTGGCGCTCCTCGACGAGGCACTCGCCTCAGGCGCCGACATCAGCCTCGACACGTACCCCTACACCCCCGGCAGCACAACTCTCGCGGCGATGCTGCCCAGTTGGGCGAGCGAGGGCGGCCCGGAGGCGACCCTCGCCCGGCTGAAGGACGAGGACACCGCCGAACGGATCCGCCACCACATGGAGGTCGTGGGCGCGGACGGCTGCCACGGCGTCCCCATCGAGTGGGACACCATCGAGATCTCGGGTGTATCCCATCCGGCCCTGGCGCCCTACGTGGGCCGTACGGTCAAGCAGTCGGCGGACGAGCGCGGCGAAAGCCCCTGGACCACCGCCCGCCGCCTCCTCCTCGACGACGGACTCGGCTCGACGATCCTGCAGCACGTCGGCCACGAGGAGAACGTGCAGGAGATCATGCGCCACCCTGTCCACACCGGCGGCTCGGACGGCATCCTCCAGGGCGACAAGCCGCATCCGCGGGCGTACGGGACGTTTCCGCAGTATCTCGGCCGGTACGTACGGGAGTTGGGCGTCCTCGGCTTGGAGGAGTGCGTCGCGCATCTCACCTCGCGCCCGGCGGCCCGGCTGAGGTTGCCGGACCGCGGGCTGGTACGCGAGGGGTACCGGGCCGACCTGGTCCTCTTCGACCCGGCCACGGTCGCCGCGGGCTCGACGTTCGAGGCGCCGCGCACGCTCCCGACGGGCATCCCGTACGTCCTGATCGACGGCCGTTTCGTCATCGAGGACGGCCGGCGTACGGACGTGTTGGCGGGGCGGGCGGTCCGCCGGATTACCACGTGA
- a CDS encoding S1 family peptidase, giving the protein MRKPLVAALSALALAGLGAVPAGAATAVAAEPTASTAGKGVDTDTVTSVAHDAVTSTTANLSRVTAPKAQAVDFAGTVSLSNCSGSVVRMPDSEANDPALVMSNGHCLEGGFPEPGEVIVDQPSTRSFGLLNSAGTRVATLRANKIAYATMTDTDVSLYQLTSTYQQIQDSYDIQALELSAARPAAGTDISVVSGYWKRIYSCSVDGFAHRLREGAWTWKDSVRYTSACDTIGGTSGSPVVDDATGKVVAVNNTGNEDGARCTDNNPCEVDESGNITVREGINYGQQTYNIVPCVGLDNKIDLSRPGCTLPKP; this is encoded by the coding sequence ATGAGAAAGCCTCTCGTCGCCGCGCTCAGCGCCCTGGCTCTTGCCGGGCTCGGCGCGGTACCCGCCGGTGCGGCAACCGCCGTGGCGGCCGAGCCCACGGCCTCGACCGCGGGCAAGGGCGTGGACACGGACACCGTCACTTCGGTGGCCCATGACGCGGTCACGTCCACCACGGCGAACCTGTCCCGCGTCACCGCGCCGAAGGCCCAGGCCGTGGACTTCGCCGGCACGGTCTCGCTCAGCAACTGCTCCGGCTCGGTCGTGCGCATGCCCGACTCGGAGGCGAACGATCCCGCCCTCGTGATGTCCAACGGACACTGCCTGGAAGGCGGCTTCCCGGAGCCCGGCGAGGTCATCGTCGACCAGCCCTCCACTCGCAGCTTCGGGCTGCTCAACTCGGCCGGTACGCGCGTAGCGACACTCCGGGCCAACAAGATCGCGTACGCCACGATGACGGACACCGACGTCTCGCTGTACCAGCTGACCAGCACGTACCAGCAGATCCAGGACTCGTACGACATCCAGGCCCTGGAACTCAGCGCCGCGCGCCCCGCCGCCGGAACCGACATCAGCGTCGTCTCCGGCTACTGGAAGCGCATATACAGCTGCAGCGTCGACGGCTTCGCGCACCGCCTGCGCGAGGGGGCCTGGACCTGGAAGGACTCGGTCCGCTACACCTCCGCCTGCGACACCATCGGCGGCACGTCCGGTTCGCCCGTCGTCGACGACGCCACCGGCAAGGTCGTCGCCGTCAACAACACCGGCAACGAGGACGGCGCCCGCTGCACCGACAACAACCCCTGTGAGGTCGACGAGAGCGGCAACATCACGGTCCGCGAGGGCATCAACTACGGGCAGCAGACGTACAACATCGTCCCCTGCGTCGGTCTCGACAACAAGATCGACCTGAGCCGCCCCGGGTGCACCCTGCCCAAACCGTAG
- a CDS encoding pyridoxal phosphate-dependent aminotransferase: protein MQVIQSTKLANVCYEIRGPVLEEAMRLEAAGHRILKLNTGNPAAFGFECPPEILEDILRNVSSAHGYGDAKGLLAARRAVVMHNQTLGIETDVEHVFIGNGVSELIVMAMQGLLDDGDEVLVPAPDYPLWTAAVSLSGGTAVHYRCDEQSDWMPDLADIERKVTDRTKALVIINPNNPTGAVYDEAMLRGLTDIARRHNLLVCSDEIYDKILYDDATHTATAKVAPDLLTLTFNGMSKAYRVAGYRVGWMSISGPRAHADSYIEGLTILANMRLCANMPGQHGVVAALSGRQTIQDLVLPGGRLREQRDVAHELLTQIPGVTCVKPKGALYLFPRLDPKVFKVKDDRQLVLDLLRAEKIMVVQGSGFNWPEPDHFRVVTLPTARDLTDAVTRIGNFLDGYSQP from the coding sequence ATGCAGGTGATCCAGTCGACCAAGCTCGCCAACGTCTGTTACGAGATCCGGGGCCCGGTTCTCGAGGAGGCGATGCGGCTCGAGGCGGCCGGTCACCGCATCCTCAAGCTGAACACCGGGAACCCGGCGGCATTCGGCTTCGAGTGCCCGCCCGAGATCCTGGAGGACATCCTCCGCAACGTGTCGTCGGCGCACGGCTACGGCGATGCGAAGGGCCTGCTGGCCGCGCGGCGGGCGGTCGTCATGCACAACCAGACCCTCGGCATCGAGACGGACGTCGAGCACGTCTTCATCGGCAACGGCGTCTCCGAGCTGATCGTGATGGCGATGCAGGGCCTGCTCGACGACGGCGACGAGGTCCTCGTACCGGCGCCCGACTATCCGCTGTGGACGGCCGCGGTGTCGCTGTCCGGCGGTACGGCCGTGCACTACCGCTGCGACGAGCAGTCCGACTGGATGCCGGACCTCGCCGACATCGAGCGCAAGGTCACCGACCGGACCAAGGCGCTCGTGATCATCAACCCGAACAACCCGACGGGCGCGGTATACGACGAGGCGATGCTGCGCGGCCTGACGGACATCGCCCGCCGCCACAACCTGCTCGTCTGCTCCGACGAGATCTACGACAAGATCCTTTACGACGACGCCACACACACCGCGACCGCCAAGGTCGCCCCGGATCTGCTGACGCTCACCTTCAACGGGATGTCGAAGGCGTACCGCGTGGCGGGTTACCGGGTGGGCTGGATGTCTATCTCCGGGCCGCGGGCGCACGCCGACTCGTACATCGAGGGCCTGACGATCCTGGCGAACATGCGGCTGTGCGCGAACATGCCCGGTCAGCACGGGGTGGTCGCCGCGTTGAGCGGGCGGCAGACGATCCAGGATCTGGTGCTGCCCGGCGGGCGGCTGCGGGAGCAGCGGGACGTGGCGCATGAACTGCTCACGCAGATTCCGGGCGTGACGTGCGTGAAGCCGAAGGGGGCGCTGTATCTCTTCCCGCGGCTCGATCCGAAGGTATTCAAGGTCAAGGACGACCGGCAGCTGGTGCTGGATCTGCTGCGGGCCGAGAAGATCATGGTGGTGCAGGGTTCGGGCTTCAACTGGCCGGAGCCCGACCATTTCCGGGTCGTGACGTTGCCTACGGCGCGGGATCTGACGGACGCGGTGACGCGGATCGGGAACTTTCTTGATGGCTACAGTCAGCCGTGA
- a CDS encoding SCO4983 family protein has product MYEPIRTKSVHTPVGSADFPHRSREEELDIQLAGHLGALLAVTDELRGLSPSADLDAAAERLARQVSRLRGGRPPVRTSAGVHEPQLVALHERAHALAGRALVVAASRADTAAAILAAERMDAHTAAIAGARELAPH; this is encoded by the coding sequence ATGTACGAACCGATCCGCACCAAGTCGGTCCACACGCCGGTCGGCAGCGCCGACTTTCCGCACCGGTCGCGGGAGGAGGAGCTGGACATCCAGCTTGCGGGGCATCTTGGGGCGTTGCTTGCGGTGACGGATGAGTTGCGCGGGCTTTCGCCGTCAGCGGACCTGGACGCGGCCGCCGAGCGGCTGGCTCGGCAGGTTTCGCGCCTTCGGGGCGGTCGACCGCCGGTCCGCACGTCGGCGGGCGTGCATGAGCCGCAGCTGGTCGCGCTGCACGAGCGCGCGCATGCCCTTGCCGGTCGCGCGCTCGTCGTGGCCGCGTCGCGAGCGGATACGGCGGCGGCGATCCTCGCGGCGGAGCGCATGGATGCGCATACCGCCGCCATCGCCGGCGCCCGCGAACTCGCCCCGCACTGA
- a CDS encoding toxic anion resistance protein, whose protein sequence is MTSDNEDFVLTPPEPVAAVPKDKAGGLVPVDESVRTDMARKAEEYVGGLAALDARSPEFAGKIGEIVALGSGEMRSASAQSNRMLDRTIRSLPANGEDAQSRVSSSLVELRRTVEDLDPRDLPASKGRKLLSRLPGGNKLRDHVAKYASAQGTLNKIVGSLRGGQDELRRDNAALQTERVRLWDTMGKLQEYVVLTQALDEAVERHIAGVEATDPAQADTLRADVLFPVRQKHQDLLTQLAVCAQGYLAMDVVRRNNEDLIKGVDRAATTTVSALRISVMLASALDNQRQVVEQVNALRGTTEDLIRGNAEMLATQSGEIQRIAADPAVGAETLRSAFQQIYRTLDTIDNYKAQATETMAATVESLTSELQHASAYLERSRSQGALEGGLG, encoded by the coding sequence GTGACCAGTGACAACGAAGACTTCGTCCTCACTCCGCCCGAGCCCGTCGCGGCCGTGCCGAAGGACAAGGCCGGCGGGCTCGTGCCCGTCGACGAGTCGGTCCGTACGGACATGGCGCGCAAGGCCGAGGAGTACGTCGGCGGGCTCGCCGCCCTCGACGCCCGCTCCCCCGAGTTCGCGGGGAAGATCGGGGAGATCGTCGCCCTCGGCTCGGGCGAGATGCGTTCCGCGTCCGCGCAGTCCAACCGCATGCTGGACCGTACGATCCGCAGCCTGCCCGCGAACGGTGAGGACGCCCAGTCCCGCGTCTCCTCCTCGCTCGTCGAGCTGCGCCGTACGGTCGAGGACCTGGACCCGCGCGACCTGCCCGCGAGCAAGGGCCGCAAGCTGCTGTCCAGGCTCCCCGGCGGCAACAAGCTGCGCGACCATGTCGCCAAGTACGCCTCCGCACAAGGCACGTTGAACAAGATCGTGGGCTCCCTGCGCGGCGGCCAGGACGAACTGCGCCGCGACAACGCGGCCTTGCAGACCGAGCGCGTCCGCCTCTGGGACACGATGGGCAAGCTCCAGGAGTACGTCGTCCTGACCCAGGCCCTGGACGAGGCGGTCGAGCGGCACATCGCCGGCGTCGAGGCCACGGATCCGGCGCAGGCCGACACCCTGCGCGCCGATGTCCTCTTCCCGGTGCGCCAGAAGCACCAGGACCTGCTCACCCAGCTCGCGGTGTGCGCGCAGGGCTACCTGGCCATGGATGTCGTACGGCGCAACAACGAGGACCTGATCAAGGGCGTCGACCGCGCGGCCACCACCACCGTGTCCGCGCTGCGCATCTCGGTGATGCTGGCCTCCGCCCTCGACAACCAGCGCCAGGTCGTAGAGCAGGTCAACGCCCTGCGCGGTACGACGGAGGACCTCATCCGCGGCAACGCGGAGATGCTCGCCACGCAGTCCGGCGAGATCCAGCGCATCGCGGCAGACCCGGCGGTCGGTGCGGAGACGCTCCGCAGCGCCTTCCAACAGATCTACCGGACGCTCGACACGATCGACAACTACAAGGCCCAGGCCACGGAGACGATGGCCGCCACAGTGGAGTCGCTGACCTCCGAACTCCAGCACGCCTCCGCGTACTTGGAGCGGTCCCGCTCGCAGGGCGCGCTGGAAGGAGGGCTCGGATGA
- a CDS encoding substrate-binding and vWA domain-containing protein, translating into MRGRHTALAAVLLLAVTACTGSESSKKPGQPAKAEPGTLRVLASSELSDMDPVLEEIRKDTGIKVVPTYMGTRDAVDRLASGKADGAYEAAWLASSDYLRLDAAAAKKVVSQTPIMSSPVAIGMKPETVRRLGWKPGDVTWSQVHKAVAAGDLTYGMTDPSRSNSGFSALISVASGLSGAQSALTDADVERATPKLAEFFKGQELTSGSSGWLASAYARRGTVDALLNYESVLMTMRGVKENLTVIRPKDGVVTADYPLASLAATDESTRDTVRRLTDALRAPDAQQQITERTGRRPVVASVKPAPWLDSSRRRELPFPASRSVADGLLDAYENKLRRPSRTVYVLDTSGSMREEGRLGRLKKALTALTSDFRDREEVTLMPFGSAVKSVRTHVVRPEDPQTGLDGIRRDAEALTASGDTAIYTSLEKAYEHLGADDDTFTSIVLMTDGENTTGAGPEEFDGFYAGLPGEQREIPVFPIVFGDSDRAELEHIAELTGGRLFDARKGSLDGAFEEIRGYQ; encoded by the coding sequence ATGAGAGGTCGCCACACCGCTCTGGCCGCCGTTCTGCTGCTGGCGGTCACCGCGTGCACGGGGAGCGAGAGCTCCAAGAAGCCCGGTCAGCCCGCCAAGGCCGAACCCGGCACCCTCCGCGTCCTCGCCTCCAGCGAGCTGTCCGACATGGACCCCGTACTGGAGGAGATCCGCAAGGACACCGGCATCAAGGTCGTCCCCACGTACATGGGCACGCGCGACGCGGTGGACCGGCTCGCCTCGGGGAAGGCGGACGGCGCGTACGAAGCAGCGTGGCTGGCCTCCAGCGACTACCTGCGCCTGGACGCGGCAGCCGCGAAGAAGGTCGTGTCCCAGACGCCGATCATGTCCAGTCCGGTGGCGATCGGTATGAAGCCGGAGACCGTACGCCGGCTGGGCTGGAAGCCCGGGGATGTCACCTGGTCGCAGGTGCACAAGGCGGTGGCGGCCGGTGATCTGACGTACGGCATGACGGACCCGTCCCGCTCCAACTCCGGTTTCTCCGCGCTGATCTCGGTGGCCTCCGGCCTTTCCGGCGCCCAGTCCGCGCTGACGGACGCGGATGTGGAGCGGGCGACGCCCAAGCTGGCGGAGTTCTTCAAGGGGCAGGAGCTGACGTCGGGTTCCTCCGGCTGGCTGGCATCCGCGTACGCCCGTCGCGGCACCGTCGACGCGCTGCTCAACTACGAGTCGGTGCTGATGACCATGCGTGGCGTGAAGGAGAACCTCACGGTGATCCGCCCCAAGGACGGAGTGGTCACGGCGGACTACCCGCTCGCCTCGCTCGCCGCCACCGACGAGAGCACCCGCGACACCGTGCGTCGCCTCACCGACGCCCTGCGCGCCCCGGACGCCCAGCAGCAGATCACGGAACGTACGGGCCGCCGTCCGGTCGTCGCCTCCGTGAAGCCCGCGCCGTGGCTCGACTCGAGCCGCCGGCGCGAGCTCCCCTTCCCTGCGAGCCGATCCGTCGCCGACGGGCTCCTCGACGCATACGAGAACAAGCTGCGCCGGCCCTCGCGCACGGTGTACGTCCTCGACACTTCGGGCTCGATGCGCGAGGAAGGCCGCCTCGGTCGGCTGAAGAAGGCGCTCACCGCCCTGACCAGTGACTTCCGCGACCGGGAGGAGGTGACGCTGATGCCGTTCGGCTCCGCCGTCAAGAGCGTGCGGACGCATGTGGTGCGGCCCGAGGACCCGCAGACGGGTCTCGACGGGATCCGCCGCGACGCCGAGGCGCTCACGGCCTCCGGGGACACGGCGATCTATACGTCGCTGGAGAAGGCGTACGAGCATCTGGGCGCCGATGACGACACGTTCACGTCGATCGTGCTGATGACGGACGGCGAGAACACGACGGGGGCGGGGCCGGAGGAGTTCGACGGCTTCTACGCCGGGCTGCCCGGTGAGCAGCGGGAGATCCCGGTCTTCCCGATCGTCTTCGGCGACTCCGACCGGGCGGAGCTGGAGCACATCGCCGAGCTGACCGGCGGCCGTCTCTTCGACGCCCGGAAGGGCTCGCTCGACGGTGCCTTCGAGGAGATCCGTGGCTACCAGTAA
- a CDS encoding Mut7-C RNAse domain-containing protein, which produces MNGPEIHVEFAPELGMFVPQGRRVGATDVVTDGVSTLGHVVESLGVPLTEVGALVVDGREVSVSYVPGEGESVEVRAVERPQRVPGAPLRFLLDVHLGTLARRLRLLGVDAAYESTDIGDPALAARSAAERRVMLSRDRGLLRRRELWAGAFVYSTRPDDQLRDVLGRFEPELKPWTRCTACNGLLKEAVKEEIADRLEGGTQRSYDVFAQCEECGRVYWRGAHHDRLEAIVTRAVAEFG; this is translated from the coding sequence GTGAACGGACCGGAGATCCACGTCGAGTTCGCCCCCGAGCTGGGCATGTTCGTGCCGCAGGGGCGGCGGGTGGGGGCCACGGACGTCGTCACGGACGGAGTCTCCACGCTGGGGCATGTCGTGGAGTCGCTGGGTGTGCCGTTGACGGAGGTCGGGGCGCTCGTCGTGGACGGGCGTGAGGTGTCTGTGTCGTACGTGCCCGGGGAGGGCGAGTCGGTCGAGGTGCGGGCTGTTGAGCGGCCGCAGCGGGTGCCGGGGGCGCCGCTGCGTTTCCTGCTCGACGTGCATCTGGGGACGCTTGCCCGGCGGCTGCGGCTGCTGGGCGTGGACGCCGCGTACGAGTCCACAGACATCGGCGACCCGGCCCTCGCGGCGCGCTCGGCGGCCGAGCGGCGCGTGATGCTCAGCCGCGACCGGGGGCTGCTGCGCCGGCGCGAGCTGTGGGCCGGGGCGTTCGTCTACAGCACGCGGCCCGATGACCAACTCCGGGATGTACTGGGCCGGTTCGAGCCCGAGCTGAAGCCGTGGACTCGGTGCACGGCCTGCAACGGCCTGCTCAAGGAGGCCGTCAAGGAGGAGATCGCCGACCGGCTCGAGGGCGGGACGCAGCGGTCGTACGACGTGTTCGCGCAGTGCGAGGAGTGTGGGCGCGTGTACTGGCGGGGCGCCCATCACGATCGCTTGGAGGCGATCGTGACGCGCGCCGTTGCGGAGTTCGGTTAG
- a CDS encoding TetR/AcrR family transcriptional regulator, which translates to MTTARTSLPEAARHLSLRERKKLKTRIAIRNATYELIEEQGYDATTVEQIADRAEVSPSTVFRYFPTKEDIVLTDEYDPIAEDLLRSRPADESLLDSLRAIIRQSMTMAMTDDPTFAEREMKVRLRLMTEVPAVRSRIMESMSVTGRLLCRAIAERTGRDENDLEVRVYTMGLMGALLEATIYWVEHDYQGDVLDLLDRTLDTFKDLPRR; encoded by the coding sequence ATGACCACGGCACGAACCTCCCTCCCCGAAGCCGCCCGGCACCTGAGCCTGCGGGAGCGCAAGAAGCTCAAGACGCGCATCGCGATCAGGAACGCCACGTATGAGCTGATCGAGGAGCAGGGGTACGACGCCACGACGGTCGAGCAGATCGCCGACCGCGCGGAGGTCTCGCCGAGCACCGTCTTCCGGTACTTCCCGACCAAGGAGGACATCGTGCTCACCGACGAGTACGACCCCATTGCCGAGGACCTGCTGCGGTCGCGTCCGGCGGACGAGAGCCTGCTCGACTCGTTGCGGGCCATCATCCGGCAGTCGATGACCATGGCCATGACCGACGACCCGACCTTCGCGGAGCGCGAGATGAAGGTGCGCCTCCGCCTGATGACGGAGGTCCCGGCCGTGCGCTCCCGGATCATGGAGAGCATGTCCGTCACGGGCCGCCTGCTGTGCCGGGCGATCGCGGAACGCACCGGCCGGGACGAGAACGACCTGGAGGTACGGGTCTACACGATGGGGCTGATGGGCGCCCTCCTCGAAGCGACCATCTACTGGGTAGAGCACGACTACCAAGGTGACGTGCTGGACCTGCTCGACCGCACTCTCGACACCTTCAAGGACCTCCCCAGGCGATGA
- a CDS encoding MFS transporter: MATVTPRAETRPDPRRWWALGALVASMLVLGFDLTILNVALPTMAEQLQASTGELQWIVDSYVVVFAALMLPAGLLGDRFGRRRMLIAGLLVFLAGALFGTLVSTPELVIAARTVMGVGAALVIPLGLSVLPSMFGPEERSKAVAAVTASMAAGMPLGPLVGGLLLDHYWWGSIFLINIPMVAIGVAACLFLLPESRDPASPRVDVLSTAYSAIGLGALVFGIIEAPEHGWGSPLVLGSFALAAVLLAALVVRERRAVRPMLDLKLLGHRGFLFNSLAATLGTFVFSGLLFMLPTYLQEVGGSDAFGTGLRLLPMMGGLMIAARMSTPLVRRMGPRPVVTAGLAVLCFAALLGSRTEADSGYGFTALWLTIAGLGFGLAMVPAMDAALGGIPRDEAGSGSGLLMTLRQVGGAIGIALLGSLIAGAYGDRIDTSGLPAGAADAARESLTGAHAVAERLGLPGLARSADAAYVDGMGTVLVVCGMAALVTALLTAALLPNVRPAKAEGGAEDEAPAMARTESDGGQ, encoded by the coding sequence ATGGCTACTGTCACCCCTCGGGCCGAGACCCGGCCCGACCCCCGCCGCTGGTGGGCCCTCGGCGCCCTCGTCGCGAGCATGCTCGTCCTCGGCTTCGACCTGACGATCCTCAACGTCGCGCTGCCGACGATGGCCGAGCAGCTGCAGGCCAGCACGGGCGAACTCCAGTGGATCGTGGACTCGTACGTCGTCGTCTTCGCGGCCCTCATGCTCCCCGCCGGACTGCTCGGCGACCGCTTCGGACGGCGCAGGATGCTGATCGCGGGACTCCTCGTGTTCCTCGCCGGAGCCCTGTTCGGCACCCTCGTCTCGACGCCTGAGCTGGTCATCGCGGCCCGTACGGTCATGGGTGTGGGCGCCGCGCTGGTGATCCCGCTCGGGCTGTCCGTGCTGCCGTCGATGTTCGGGCCCGAGGAGCGCAGCAAGGCGGTCGCCGCCGTCACCGCCTCGATGGCCGCGGGCATGCCGCTCGGACCACTCGTCGGCGGGCTGCTGCTGGACCACTACTGGTGGGGCTCGATCTTCCTGATCAACATCCCCATGGTCGCCATCGGCGTCGCCGCCTGCCTGTTCCTGCTGCCGGAGTCCCGCGACCCGGCATCGCCACGCGTCGACGTCCTGTCCACCGCGTACAGCGCGATCGGTCTCGGCGCCCTGGTGTTCGGCATCATCGAGGCGCCCGAGCACGGCTGGGGCAGTCCGCTGGTCCTCGGCTCGTTCGCGCTGGCCGCGGTACTGCTGGCCGCCCTCGTCGTACGGGAGCGCCGGGCCGTGCGGCCGATGCTGGATCTGAAGCTGCTCGGGCACCGCGGTTTCCTGTTCAACAGTCTGGCCGCGACGCTCGGCACCTTCGTCTTCTCGGGGCTGCTGTTCATGCTTCCGACGTACCTCCAGGAGGTAGGCGGCAGCGACGCGTTCGGCACCGGGCTGCGGCTGCTGCCGATGATGGGCGGACTGATGATCGCCGCCCGGATGAGCACACCCCTGGTACGGCGCATGGGGCCACGCCCGGTGGTCACGGCGGGCCTGGCAGTGCTGTGCTTCGCCGCGCTGCTCGGGTCCCGTACCGAGGCGGACAGCGGGTACGGGTTCACCGCGCTGTGGCTGACCATCGCGGGACTGGGCTTCGGGCTCGCGATGGTGCCCGCGATGGACGCGGCGCTCGGCGGGATCCCTCGCGACGAAGCCGGAAGCGGGTCCGGGCTGCTGATGACGTTGCGACAGGTGGGCGGCGCGATCGGCATCGCGTTGCTCGGCAGCCTGATCGCCGGTGCCTACGGCGACCGCATCGACACCTCGGGCCTACCCGCCGGCGCCGCCGACGCTGCGCGCGAGTCGCTGACCGGCGCGCACGCGGTCGCCGAGCGGCTCGGACTGCCCGGCCTCGCGCGCTCCGCCGACGCCGCGTACGTGGACGGCATGGGCACGGTCCTGGTGGTGTGCGGCATGGCGGCGCTGGTGACCGCCCTGCTGACGGCGGCGCTGCTGCCGAACGTACGGCCCGCCAAGGCGGAGGGAGGCGCGGAGGACGAGGCTCCGGCCATGGCTCGTACCGAATCCGATGGCGGACAATGA
- the trhA gene encoding PAQR family membrane homeostasis protein TrhA, with protein MTASASDAPLDSPAAGRVSAALSHLPHPAKPKLRGWLHAGMFPAVLVSGLVLTALTESTRGRIACGIYVLTACLLFGVSAIYHRGDWSPRADGVLRRLDHANIFLIIAGTYTPLTMFLLPGAKGQWLLWGIWGAAIAGILFRVFWVGAPRWLYTPCYIAMGWAAVFFLPDFMRTGGIAVLVLVIVGGLLYSAGGVIYGLKRPDPSPRWFGFHEVFHSFTLVAFVTHYIGISIVAYQHG; from the coding sequence ATGACTGCGTCCGCCTCCGACGCGCCCTTGGACTCGCCGGCCGCCGGCCGCGTCTCCGCCGCGCTCTCCCATCTGCCACATCCGGCCAAGCCCAAGCTCAGGGGCTGGCTGCATGCCGGGATGTTTCCGGCCGTGCTCGTCTCCGGCCTGGTCCTGACCGCCCTCACGGAATCGACACGCGGACGCATAGCCTGCGGGATCTACGTCCTGACCGCCTGCCTGCTCTTCGGTGTGAGCGCCATCTACCACCGGGGCGACTGGTCGCCCCGGGCCGACGGCGTACTGCGCCGGCTCGACCACGCGAACATCTTCCTGATCATCGCGGGGACGTACACACCGCTGACCATGTTCCTGCTGCCGGGCGCCAAGGGGCAGTGGCTGCTCTGGGGCATCTGGGGCGCCGCCATCGCCGGCATCCTCTTCCGGGTGTTCTGGGTCGGCGCTCCGCGCTGGCTCTACACCCCCTGCTACATCGCGATGGGCTGGGCGGCCGTCTTCTTCCTCCCCGACTTCATGCGCACGGGCGGGATCGCCGTTCTCGTCCTGGTGATCGTCGGCGGGCTGCTCTACAGCGCGGGCGGCGTGATCTACGGCCTCAAGCGCCCCGACCCGTCACCGCGCTGGTTCGGCTTCCACGAGGTGTTCCACTCGTTCACGCTGGTCGCGTTCGTCACGCACTACATCGGGATCTCGATCGTGGCGTACCAGCACGGATAG